One Rosa chinensis cultivar Old Blush chromosome 3, RchiOBHm-V2, whole genome shotgun sequence DNA window includes the following coding sequences:
- the LOC112192050 gene encoding protein BONZAI 3 isoform X1 — protein MGGCFSDVKGGKQAVGGGAHNLQQRPINRDADSNDAVELFNRSRGVFPLYTPLELSLSATNLLDRDITSKSDPMVVVYVKKGDGKLEELGRTEVILNSLNPAWIEKITVSYQFEVVQPLIFHVYDVDTKYHNVNVKTLKLEDQEFLGEGSCVLSEIVTKQSRSLTLNLHNRSGRGGLRNFGTLTVHAEETMASKSVVEIKFRCSQLENKDIFSKSDPFLRVSRIVESGGSVPICKTEVVDNNLNPIWKPLFLSMQQFGSKDNPLIIECFDFNSNGNHVLIGKLQKSVADLERLYQERSGVNFVTPSSHGHEKVSKGQLFVDQFNEKQQFSFLDYISSGFELNFMVAVDFTASNGHPQQHDSLHYIDPYGRLNSYQQAITEVGEVIQFYDADKRFPAWGFGGRTAGGPVSHCFNLDGTATGFEVEGVQGIMTAYARALHNVSLSGPTLFGPVVTRAAEIAGNSLFHSNNKYYVLLIITDGILTDLQETTDALVRASDLPFSVLIVGVGSADFKQMEILDADNGPRLSSSTGRVATRDIVQFVPMREVQTGGGISAVQSLLEELPGQFLSYMRCRDIMPLTVHAAQSSAPQL, from the exons ATGGGAGGGTGTTTTTCCGACGTGAAAGGTGGCAAGCAGGCGGTGGGAGGTGGGGCCCATAATCTTCAACAGAGGCCCATCAACAGGGACGCTGACTCAAACGACGCCGTTGAGCTCTTTAACCGCTCCCGAGGGGTTTTTCCACTCTACACTCCGCTCGAG TTATCGCTGTCAGCAACTAATTTGCTTGATCGTGACATTACGTCAAAG AGTGATCCCATGGTTGTGGTTTATGTGAAGAAAGGAGATGGTAAGCTGGAGGAACTAGGGAGAACTGAAGTAATACTGAATAGTTTGAATCCAGCGTGGATTGAGAAAATTACAGTTTCATATCAGTTTGAGGTTGTGCAGCCATTGAT ATTCCACGTCTATGATGTCGATACAAAATATCACAATGTGAATGTAAAG ACACTGAAATTGGAGGATCAAGAATTTCTTGGGGAAGGCAGTTGTGTTCTTTCAGAG ATAGTGACCAAACAAAGTCGAAGTTTAACCTTGAATCTGCATAACAGAAGTGGGCGTGGAGGTTTGAGAAACTTCGGAACACTCACTGTCCATGCTGAAGAAACTATGGCTTCAAAGAGTGTTGTTGAAATAAAATTCCGTTGTTCCCAATTGGAAAACAAAGACATCTTCTCTAAAAGT GATCCTTTCTTAAGAGTATCTAGAATTGTTGAGAGTGGAGGTTCTGTTCCAATTTGCAAGACTGAAGTGGTGGATAACAATTTAAATCCAATCTGGAAACCACTATTCCTGAGTATGCAGCAGTTTGGAAGCAAG gataatccattaatcatcgagtGCTTTGATTTCAACAGTAATGGCAATCATGTTCTTATTGG GAAACTTCAAAAATCAGTGGCAGACCTGGAGAGATTATACCAAGAAAGAAGTGGGGTGAATTTTGTCACTCCATCTTCTCATGGTCATGAAAAG GTTTCAAAGGGTCAGTTGTTTGTGGATCAATTTAATGAGAAGCAACAGTTCAGCTTTCTTGATTATATTTCCAGTGGATTTGAACTTAACTTCATGGTTGCTGTTGACTTTACGG CTTCAAATGGACACCCTCAACAACATGATTCATTGCACTACATTGATCCATATGGCCGGTTGAATTCTTACCAGCAG GCAATAACGGAAGTTGGGGAAGTCATTCAGTTTTATGATGCTGATAAACGGTTTCCTGCTTGGGGCTTTGGAGGAAGGACAGCTGGAGGACCTGTATCGCACTGTTTTAACTTGGATGGAACTGCAACTGGCTTTGAG GTCGAAGGAGTTCAAGGCATAATGACTGCTTATGCCAGAGCCCTACACAATGTTTCTCTATCAGGACCCACTTTGTTTGGCCCAGTGGTTACTAGGGCTGCAGAGATTGCTGGCAATTCTCTATTCCACAGCAACAATAAGTACTATGTGCTGCTGATCATAACG GATGGGATACTTACAGACCTGCAGGAAACAACTGATGCTTTGGTGCGGGCATCTGATCTTCCCTTCTCAGTTCTTATTGTTGGAGTAGGAAGTGCAGATTTCAAACAAATGGAG ATTCTCGATGCTGACAATGGACCGCGATTGTCAAGTTCAACAGGTCGTGTGGCTACCAGAGACATTGTACAGTTTGTTCCTATGAGAGAAGTGCAGA CAGGTGGGGGCATTTCTGCGGTTCAATCGCTTCTCGAAGAGCTGCCTGGACAGTTCTTGAGTTACATGCGCTGCAGAGACATCATGCCTCTCACCGTCCATGCAGCCCAATCATCTGCTCCACAACTTTAG
- the LOC112192050 gene encoding protein BONZAI 3 isoform X2: MGGCFSDVKGGKQAVGGGAHNLQQRPINRDADSNDAVELFNRSRGVFPLYTPLELSLSATNLLDRDITSKSDPMVVVYVKKGDGKLEELGRTEVILNSLNPAWIEKITVSYQFEVVQPLIFHVYDVDTKYHNVNVKTLKLEDQEFLGEGSCVLSEIVTKQSRSLTLNLHNRSGRGGLRNFGTLTVHAEETMASKSVVEIKFRCSQLENKDIFSKSDPFLRVSRIVESGGSVPICKTEVVDNNLNPIWKPLFLSMQQFGSKDNPLIIECFDFNSNGNHVLIGKLQKSVADLERLYQERSGVNFVTPSSHGHEKVSKGQLFVDQFNEKQQFSFLDYISSGFELNFMVAVDFTASNGHPQQHDSLHYIDPYGRLNSYQQAITEVGEVIQFYDADKRFPAWGFGGRTAGGPVSHCFNLDGTATGFEVEGVQGIMTAYARALHNVSLSGPTLFGPVVTRAAEIAGNSLFHSNNKYYVLLIITDGILTDLQETTDALVRASDLPFSVLIVGVGSADFKQMEILDADNGPRLSSSTGRVATRDIVQFVPMREVQSGGISAVQSLLEELPGQFLSYMRCRDIMPLTVHAAQSSAPQL; the protein is encoded by the exons ATGGGAGGGTGTTTTTCCGACGTGAAAGGTGGCAAGCAGGCGGTGGGAGGTGGGGCCCATAATCTTCAACAGAGGCCCATCAACAGGGACGCTGACTCAAACGACGCCGTTGAGCTCTTTAACCGCTCCCGAGGGGTTTTTCCACTCTACACTCCGCTCGAG TTATCGCTGTCAGCAACTAATTTGCTTGATCGTGACATTACGTCAAAG AGTGATCCCATGGTTGTGGTTTATGTGAAGAAAGGAGATGGTAAGCTGGAGGAACTAGGGAGAACTGAAGTAATACTGAATAGTTTGAATCCAGCGTGGATTGAGAAAATTACAGTTTCATATCAGTTTGAGGTTGTGCAGCCATTGAT ATTCCACGTCTATGATGTCGATACAAAATATCACAATGTGAATGTAAAG ACACTGAAATTGGAGGATCAAGAATTTCTTGGGGAAGGCAGTTGTGTTCTTTCAGAG ATAGTGACCAAACAAAGTCGAAGTTTAACCTTGAATCTGCATAACAGAAGTGGGCGTGGAGGTTTGAGAAACTTCGGAACACTCACTGTCCATGCTGAAGAAACTATGGCTTCAAAGAGTGTTGTTGAAATAAAATTCCGTTGTTCCCAATTGGAAAACAAAGACATCTTCTCTAAAAGT GATCCTTTCTTAAGAGTATCTAGAATTGTTGAGAGTGGAGGTTCTGTTCCAATTTGCAAGACTGAAGTGGTGGATAACAATTTAAATCCAATCTGGAAACCACTATTCCTGAGTATGCAGCAGTTTGGAAGCAAG gataatccattaatcatcgagtGCTTTGATTTCAACAGTAATGGCAATCATGTTCTTATTGG GAAACTTCAAAAATCAGTGGCAGACCTGGAGAGATTATACCAAGAAAGAAGTGGGGTGAATTTTGTCACTCCATCTTCTCATGGTCATGAAAAG GTTTCAAAGGGTCAGTTGTTTGTGGATCAATTTAATGAGAAGCAACAGTTCAGCTTTCTTGATTATATTTCCAGTGGATTTGAACTTAACTTCATGGTTGCTGTTGACTTTACGG CTTCAAATGGACACCCTCAACAACATGATTCATTGCACTACATTGATCCATATGGCCGGTTGAATTCTTACCAGCAG GCAATAACGGAAGTTGGGGAAGTCATTCAGTTTTATGATGCTGATAAACGGTTTCCTGCTTGGGGCTTTGGAGGAAGGACAGCTGGAGGACCTGTATCGCACTGTTTTAACTTGGATGGAACTGCAACTGGCTTTGAG GTCGAAGGAGTTCAAGGCATAATGACTGCTTATGCCAGAGCCCTACACAATGTTTCTCTATCAGGACCCACTTTGTTTGGCCCAGTGGTTACTAGGGCTGCAGAGATTGCTGGCAATTCTCTATTCCACAGCAACAATAAGTACTATGTGCTGCTGATCATAACG GATGGGATACTTACAGACCTGCAGGAAACAACTGATGCTTTGGTGCGGGCATCTGATCTTCCCTTCTCAGTTCTTATTGTTGGAGTAGGAAGTGCAGATTTCAAACAAATGGAG ATTCTCGATGCTGACAATGGACCGCGATTGTCAAGTTCAACAGGTCGTGTGGCTACCAGAGACATTGTACAGTTTGTTCCTATGAGAGAAGTGCAGA GTGGGGGCATTTCTGCGGTTCAATCGCTTCTCGAAGAGCTGCCTGGACAGTTCTTGAGTTACATGCGCTGCAGAGACATCATGCCTCTCACCGTCCATGCAGCCCAATCATCTGCTCCACAACTTTAG